The Silene latifolia isolate original U9 population chromosome Y, ASM4854445v1, whole genome shotgun sequence sequence ttaattttacactaataatgtcactatttatgctatttttcttcaaaaatccataaatcatgcaaaaagatttctttatagccaattattttacacacatcttgtaacattgcatgtgacaacatattaattttatatgaccagattcgaaatttaactcatattaacctatttttcacttaaatccgaatttaataatgaaaaatccatttttcgagcataacaagtctaaaaattatgaaaatttataggttatctcaaaataatatatgtgacaatatatccaaaaatcaaccgAAAATTCGAAGcctagctaattttagaccgaaaatgacatttttactcataaaatcatatttaaatgccattattgtattatatgaacaataaaaatccgtaaaattaaccaaaatatcctaaaacattttaggaccagaaatattaacatgcatgaattaatttcatgatatatcataataacacaaattttcaagttttatatgttattcttataactcggaaaaacttttaaccgatttgcatgcaaacaaccatggctctctgataccgattgaaggaaaagtagatctatatattcaacatactcatatatgttataatttaatttgtcataaaattaaagattgatcttatgcatgcaaactttaaaacaaaataaggaagaagcattattcttacatatggattttcggtttatgggcacaagagagatcacctttctctcttgttcttgagctttccaataatggatgaacatacaaaaatcccaaagtagagattctccaattagtagcacccaagacaatcccttaatcccacaaactaacatgtactagatgtttatattgtggtttaccttaaatttgattactaatactcatatattattttgataattttagtaatcttttgaacaaatttggattaaaatctcatctttttgatgaagattaaagagagagaagagagaaaagcatgaaccttttgcatgttttgtaagaatgaattatcatcatatgaatgtgtgtgtgaggaaaataaaataaccaacaacccacaatggagggggagtgtcacggttagaagagccaaaattggcatcatttcttttccttttactcttctcaaaaatagtaggtgtgtaagaggtgtaagactagtagtaggtaggcatcattatgtttattttatcaaataaaataaaacaaccaaaacccactaacacaccctccattttcggtccatatacttaaaatggactaccattttattttgtcaatttgtcatttgtcacacaatatgtcacatgtagtataatacatgttattaattaatttaatgcatatttatcacataaatatcattttatgaattaattaagttactttcaacaaattgactagtgatacttgatcacgtaaataaaatgggtcatataattataattcacaatgtcttgtaattataatcaaccattcattcttatctttattgtttctcaaacaataaacaattttagtaataaagcattttatttactaaaataaatcttatttaatcccattacaataagatatcaatactctctctcacaaattgaatttgttcaatttttaaggaattaattaatctgtatcggtatacaattaattaacctttttaattaagtgaatcgtcctttaggtgtgacctcaagggatcaactgatcaccaccgtcgcacgacagtaatgtcaaactctagccaaccaatcattaccgatatgtgtggaccagttgactatatatgtaatgtatcatcccttccgtattcttgaaatgagatttaataatgatatttaaatcatgtgatcgcactattgttgaggacacatttcccaacagaagcTGCACACGTGTCTGATATGACACAATACAAAAAGATACGATTATGGAAGCCATACCCTTCCCTCGCCACTCCGACACTTCTCGAAAGAGAGCCCTAAAAGGCGACCCAGATGACAAAATTGAGGAAAAGACTGTTTCTAAATCATTTAGTACACTATGATAACAGAATACTTTAGGCCATATTTCTCAAAAATGGCTCTAATTCACTTCAAAAACTCCACACCCGTGTCGGCGTGCCCTACACTTGGATATGTATCTCTGTGCAGAACAAGTACCTGCGTCCGAGTAACATAGGTTAGAAGATGAACTTACATTTTTTTGCTCCACCTCTTTAATTATAGCTTCAAGGAAGAGATCATTAAGTCCCTATTCTTGGCAGGCTTGCTGGAATTCATCGATTGTGATAGATCCGCTTCCATCTTTTTCAGAATTCTGAAAAGCGGCTACCAAGACGCTCATCGTGCTCAAGATTGTCGATATGAATGTTTGCAGGTTTAAATTTCCAATAATCAATTGTACCACTGTTGCCAATATCAGTCTGTAAGACGAGATCAATTAGAATAGAGATGTTTAACTATGGCATCGCATTTTTTTGCATTCGCCAAGTTCAACATGAGAGATGATGATTTTGTTCAGATAAGAATTTCATTATCCAAATATGTCAATTATATGATGATTTTATACCTTCAATGTTGTTTTCATGACCTATCATAATGTACCAGGCCATATAATATGGAGTAAACAATACAAAACTATTACATTAGTCATAAGTACTAAAAAATACCACCAATAAAATGATTCTCTATGCCTATGATCAAAACATCCTACGGATGGTATAGAAAACACAAAGAAATAGGTGATGACTGACGAGACCATTACCACATGTCTAAAATTTCTAACAGAGTACAACGACCGAGATATAAAAATTAGGTTGCACAAGTGAAATAAACAAAATCTCAATGAGCTATTACCGGCTTAACAATTACGCCTACCAAACTACGTTAAACAGGCAGTTGCCTGATTTTGATTTCAGTTGCCTGGAAGGCTAGAAACAAAGAACATATTATGCCAATAATATTTATAGCATAAAAGAGTGTGATATTTAACCCGTAAAAGGGTGTCAATGTATCATCACCTAAGAACAGAATCCTTACCGCATCCATGAGATCCCGTATCTCCGTATCTTTAAGGTTCGAACCATATCTTCTTAGACCAGCTTTAAGCTCCTCAAATGTTATCGTACCACTGTTATCAGTATCCATTGACTGAAACATTTCTCTCAATCCAGCGATTTCCTCCTCCGACAAGCTTTCAGATATTACCTGTAAGAAATAGACGAAGAAAGGAAGATTAACTTCATTCTCGACTCCAAATCTTTTTCTCGAAGTAATTCTCTATATACATTTGAAATGAATattcggctgaaaaaaaaatcGTAAATGATTTAGAAACAAAGTATTACTCGAAATGAAGCCTCGGGGTATTAATAACATATTGCATCTCCATTAAATACCGTTGAGGTTAGTGGTTACGTACCTGAAAATCAGTCCATTTGCAGGAACATTTGACTTGCAACTGTGATATTTTGTATGCTTGGGGTAGAGGTAAGGTCCATAACTAAATAGTAAG is a genomic window containing:
- the LOC141626983 gene encoding calcium-dependent protein kinase 26-like, encoding MFMTALRLDFKVISESLSEEEIAGLREMFQSMDTDNSGTITFEELKAGLRRYGSNLKDTEIRDLMDATDIGNSGTIDYWKFKPANIHIDNLEHDERLGSRFSEF